A window of the Helianthus annuus cultivar XRQ/B chromosome 4, HanXRQr2.0-SUNRISE, whole genome shotgun sequence genome harbors these coding sequences:
- the LOC110937862 gene encoding protein MOR1 produces MSTEDEKLLKEAKKLPWEDRLLHKNWKVRNDANIDLAALCDGITDPKDPRIRELGHFFKKTVADSNAPVQDKALDALIAYLKAADADAGRFAKEVCDSVVAKCLTGRPKTVEKAQIVFMLWVELEAVDVFLDSMEKAIKNKVAKAVVPAIDVMFQALSEFGSKIVPPKRILKMLPELFDHQDQNVRASSKGLTLELCRWIGRDPVKSILFEKMRDTMKKELEAELANVTGVAKPTRKIRSEQDKEPEQEVAAEASGSGPSEESAAEVPQEIDEYELVDPVDILTPLEKSGFWNGVKATKWSERKDAVAELTKLASTKRIAPGDFSEICRTLKKLITDVNIAVAVEAVQAIGNLATGLRTNFSASSRFILPALLEKLKEKKPTMTEALSNTLQAIHKAGCVTLADIVEDVKVAVKNKVPLVRSLTLNWVTHCIETSNKAVILKVHKDYVPICMECLNDGTPDVRDAAFSVLAAIAKSVGMRPLEKSLEKLDDVRRKKLSEMIGVSGGGAPTAGAGAPSSGGTVSSAEASDGGFVRRSAASMLSGKKPISAAPAAKKSAPAKTVAGKKADGPSQTKKVEQPEDVEPAEMSLDEIESRIGSLIQADTITQLKSAAWKERLEAITSVKEQVVALQELDRSVEILIRLLCAVPGWTEKNVQVQQQVIEVVSHIASTASKFPKKCVVLCIGGICERVADIKTRAQAMKCLTTFSEAVGPGFIFERMFKIMKEHKNPKVLSEGLLWMVSAVEDFGVGHLKLKDVIDFCKDTGLQSSAAATRNATIKLIGALHKYVGPDIKAFLSDVKPALLSAVDAECEKNPFEGAAAAPKKTVKATDSVSSVSGGGLDSLPREDISGKITPALLKGLESNDWKARLESIEAVSKIVDEANKRVQPTGTVELFGALRARLYDSNKNLITATLTSISALASAMGPAVEKASKGILSDVIKCLGDNKKSTRESTLTTLDAWVAVTHLDKMVPYITASLTDAKLGAEGRKDLFDWLSRQLTGLAEFPDAIQLLRPVAVAMTDKSADVRKAAEACFGDIVRVCGPEMVMKNVRDIQGPALAIVLERLKTHGAFPEVHENTRTVPAGQPSKTGSKIAKSNGHASRHGSRSVSSRAVSAKGSKPEPIMSVQDINIQSQALINVRDSNKAERERIVVRRSKFEELRVEQIQDLENDLMKYFREDLHRRLLSTDFKKQVDGIEMLHRALPTIAKDLIEVIDILLKWFVLRFCESNTSCLLKVLEFLPEFFDTLRNENYTLNESEAYIFFPCLVEKTGHNIEKLREKIRELMKQLIHSYSAAKTFPFILEGLRSRNNRTRIECADLVGYLLDNNGSEISNAQLKSLKDVASLTAERDGDLRKAALNCLATGYKIFGDDIWNFVGKLTEAQKSMIDDRFKYKAREMNKRKEGMPGEARAAALLRRSVRENGSDLAEQSGEVSRSISGPAFTRDIYTPPEAQMERHPMARPSGGVIGPTDWNEALDIITYGSPEQSVEGMKVVCHELAAATNDPEGSLMDELIKDADKLVSCLAAKVANTFDFSLRGASSRSCKYVLNTLMQTFQNKRLAHAVNQRTLDNLITELLLWLLDERVPRMDDGSQLLKALNVLMLKILDNAERTSSFVVLINLLKPLDPSRWPYPPSNESFASRNMKFSDLVVKCLIKLTKVLQSTIYEVDLDRILQSIHIYLQELGMEEIRRRAGADDKPLRMVKTVLHELVKLRGTAIKGHLSMVPIDMEPQPIILAYIDLNLQTLAAARMLTPTGPVGQTHWGDSMANNPMPATHSADAQLKQELAAIFKKIGDKQTCSIGLYELYRITQLYPKVDIFSQLQNASEAFRTYIRDGLAQMEKNAAAGRTPSSVPMPTPPPSALNLPSPKFAPLSPVHTNSLNDGKSVNTKMDPTSFSLPPSYAEDDMSSSRGQIPVQSDDRFPSGVSSGTLDAIRERMKSIQLASAGNPEPANQPMMQMNVSNEDHESGQPTDEVSAVNPNPVHSGVLPMDEKALSGLQARMERLKSGSMDPL; encoded by the exons ATGTCAACCGAAGATGAGAAGTTGTTAAAGGAGGCGAAGAAGTTACCCTGGGAGGATCGATTGTTGCATAAGAACTGGAAGGTCCGTAACGATGCCAACATTGATCTCGCTGCGTTATGCGACGGGATTACGGATCCTAAAGATCCGAGAATTCGTGAATTAG GGCATTTTTTTAAGAAGACGGTTGCTGATTCCAATGCGCCGGTGCAAGATAAGGCGCTTGATGCGTTAATTGCTTACTTGAAAGCGGCGGATGCTGATGCTGGAAG GTTTGCGAAGGAAGTTTGCGATTCAGTTGTGGCAAAATGCCTTACGGGGCGGCCAAAGACGGTGGAGAAGGCGCAGATTGTGTTTATGCTTTGGGTGGAGTTGGAAGCTGTGGATGTTTTCCTG GATTCTAtggaaaaagcaataaaaaaCAAAGTTGCGAAAGCTGTTGTTCCCGCTATAGATGTCATGTTTCAAGCCTTAAG TGAATTTGGTTCAAAGATTGTGCCACCAAAGAGAATATTAAAGATGCTTCCAGAACTTTTTGATCATCAAGATCAAAATGTTCGTGCTTCATCTAAAGGGCTAACTCTTGAGCTTTGTCGTTGGATTGGTAGAGACCCTGTTAAGTCTATACTCTTCGAGAAAATGCGGGATACAATG AAAAAAGAATTGGAGGCTGAGCTTGCCAATGTCACAGGGGTTGCTAAGCCTACTCGCAAAATAAG ATCCGAGCAAGATAAGGAACCAGAACAGGAAGTTGCAGCTGAGGCTTCGGGCTCTGGTCCTTCTGAAGAGTCTGCTGCTGAGG TTCCTCAAGAAATAGATGAATATGAGCTCGTTGATCCCGTTGATATCTTAACACCATTAGAGAAATCAGGGTTTTGGAATGGAGTG AAAGCTACTAAGTGGTCTGAGAGGAAAGATGCTGTTGCCGAATTGACTAAACTTGCATCGACAAAGAGGATAGCTCCTGGAGACTTTTCAGAAATCTGTCGTACACTTAAGAAG CTTATTACAGATGTAAATATTGCTGTTGCTGTAGAAGCAGTCCAAGCCATAGGCAATCTTGCAACTGGATTAAGAACCAACTTTTCTGCAAGTTCACGTTTTATACTGCCTGCTTTGCTT GAAAAATTGAAAGAGAAAAAGCCTACTATGACAGAAGCACTTAGTAATACTCTCCAAGCTATTCACAAGGCTGGATGTGTGACTCTTGCTGATATTGTTGAAG ATGTTAAAGTAGCTGTCAAAAATAAAGTTCCCCTTGTACGTTCACTGACATTAAACTGGGTAACACATTGCATCGAAACAAGCAACAAGGCAGTCATTCTTAAAGTGCACAAGGACTATGTTCCCATTTGCATGGAG TGTCTCAATGACGGGACACCTGACGTTAGGGATGCTGCATTTTCAGTCTTGGCAGCAATAGCGAAG TCGGTTGGTATGCGGCCTTTGGAGAAGTCATTGGAGAAACTTGATGATGTCAGACGAAAGAAGCTGTCAGAAATGATTGGTGTTTCTGGAGGTGGTGCTCCAACTGCTGGCGCAGGTGCCCCGTCGTCTGGTGGAACCGTATCATCTGCGGAG GCTTCTGATGGAGGTTTTGTTAGAAGGTCAGCAGCAAGCATGCTTAGCGGGAAGAAGCCTATTTCGGCTGCT CCTGCTGCTAAGAAGTCCGCTCCTGCGAAGACAGTTGCTGGCAAGAAAGCAGATGGACCAAGTCAAACAAAAAAAGTTGAACAACCTGAAGATGTTGAG CCGGCTGAGATGTCCCTTGACGAGATCGAAAGTAGAATAGGGTCTCTTATTCAAGCAGATACTATTACCCAGTTAAAAAGTGCCGCATGGAAAGAACGACTTGAAG CAATTACCTCTGTTAAAGAACAAGTTGTAGCACTCCAAGAACTTGACCGGTCGGTTGAGATTTTAATCCGTCTATTATGTGCTGTTCCTGGTTGGACTGAGAAAAACGTGCAGGTCCAGCAACAGGTTATAGAAGTAGTCAGCCATATAGCTTCTACTGCatcaaaatttccaaaaaaaTGCGTTGTACTTTGCATAGGAG GTATTTGTGAAAGGGTTGCTGATATTAAGACCCGTGCCCAAGCTATGAAATGTTTAACCACTTTCTCAGAAGCTGTGGGCCCCGGTTTCATTTTCGAAAGA ATGTTCAAGATTATGAAAGAGCATAAGAATCCTAAAGTTCTTAGTGAGGGTCTGTTGTGGATGGTTTCTGCAGTTGAAGATTTTGGCGTTGGACATCTGAAATTGAAGGATGTAATTGATTTCTGCAAAGATACTGGTTTACAATCAAGTGCTGCTGCAACTAGAAATGCCACCATTAAACTTATTGGCGCTTTACACAAATATGTGGGTCCCGATATCAAAGCGTTCTTGTCAGATGTTAAGCCTGCTCTTCTTAGTGCAGTGGATGCAGAGtgtgagaaaaatccatttgagGGTGCAGCTGCTGCACCTAAAAAGACTGTTAAAGCAACAGATTCTGTATCTTCTGTGTCTGGTGGTGGTTTGGATAGCTTGCCACGAGAGGATATAAGCGGAAAGATAACACCGGCTCTTCTTAAAGGATTGGAGAGTAATGATTGGAAG GCTCGTCTCGAATCTATTGAAGCAGTAAGTAAAATTGTGGATGAGGCTAACAAGCGTGTTCAGCCTACTGGAACAG TGGAATTGTTTGGGGCTCTTAGAGCTCGGTTATATGACAGCAACAAAAACTTAATTACGGCTACACTGACTTCTATAAGTGCTCTTGCATCGGCTATGGGACCTGCAGTAGAGAAGGCCAGCAAG GGAATTTTGTCCGATGTTATCAAATGCCTTGGTGACAATAAAAAGAGCACGAGGGAATCTACCTTGACAACTTTGGATGCTTGGGTTGCTGTTACCCATCTTGATAAAATG GTACCATATATTACTGCTTCTTTGACTGATGCTAAACTTGGGGCAGAAGGACGTAAGGACCTTTTTGACTGGTTGTCGAGGCAACTTACAGGATTGGCAGAGTTCCCTGATGCCATTCAGTTACTGAGACCAGTTGCTGTTGCTATGACG GATAAATCAGCAGATGTTCGTAAAGCCGCAGAAGCATGCTTTGGAGATATTGTTAGAGTTTGTGGACCAGAAATG GTCATGAAGAATGTAAGAGATATTCAAGGTCCCGCGCTGGCGATTGTTCTTGAACGATTGAAGACACACGGTGCATTTCCAGAAGTGCATGAGAACACAAGAACAGTCCCAGCTGGACAACCATCGAAAACAGGTTCAAAGATTGCCAAATCAAATGGTCATGCATCAAGGCATGGAAGCAGATCTGTATCTTCG AGAGCGGTTTCAGCAAAGGGCTCAAAACCAGAGCCGATCATGTCTGTTCAAGATATCAACATCCAGTCACAAGCTTTAATAAATGTCAGGGACTCTAACAAG GCTGAAAGAGAGAGAATTGTGGTTCGTAGGTCTAAATTTGAAGAGCTGCGTgtggagcagattcaggatttagAG AATGATTTGATGAAGTACTTCAGGGAGGATTTGCACCGGCGGCTTTTAAGCACAGATTTCAAAAAACAAGTTGATGGGATCGAGATGCTTCATAGGGCACTTCCAACAATTGCTAAAGATTTAATCGAAGTTATTGATATACTGTTAAAGTGGTTTGTTTTGCGATTTTGTGAATCCAACACCTCTTGCTTACTAAAG GTGCTGGAATTTCTTCCGGAGTTCTTTGACACATTAAGAAACGAGAACTACACTCTGAATGAATCTGAAGCTTACATCTTTTTTCCTTGCTTGGTGGAAAAG ACTGGTCACAACATCGAGAAACTAAGAGAGAAAATTCGGGAGCTAATGAAGCAGCTCATACATAGCTATTCTGCTGCAAAAACTTTCCCTTTCATTTTGGAAGGTCTGCGTTCGAGAAATAACAGGACAAGAATCGAGTGTGCTGATCTTGTTGGATATTTGCTGGACAATAATGGCTCCGAG ATAAGTAATGCACAGCTAAAATCCTTGAAAGATGTTGCAAGTTTAACTGCAGAACGAGATGGTGATCTTAGAAAAGCTGCTTTAAATTGTTTAGCCACTGGTTATAAGATATTTG GTGATGACATCTGGAATTTTGTTGGGAAGCTGACTGAAGCACAAAAAAGTATGATAGATGACAGATTTAAATATAAG GCCCGAGAAATGAATAAAAGAAAGGAGGGTATGCCAGGTGAAGCAAGAGCTGCTGCTTTATTAAGGCGTTCTGTTAGAGAGAATGG TTCTGACCTTGCCGAGCAAAGTGGCGAAGTATCACGATCCATATCCGGACCAGCTTTTACCAG GGATATCTATACTCCCCCAGAAGCTCAAATGGAAAGACATCCAATGGCACGGCCATCTGGAGGTGTAATCGGTCCTACAGACTGGAACGAGGCTCTAGATATCATTACATATGGCTCTCCTGAGCAg TCTGTTGAAGGTATGAAAGTTGTGTGCCATGAGTTAGCAGCTGCAACCAATGACCCCGAAGGCAGTTTGATGGATGAATTAATCAAAGATGCCGACAAGCTCGTGTCTTGTTTAGCAGCTAAG GTCGCAAATACTTTTGACTTTAGCTTGCGGGGTGCATCTTCTAGGTCTTGTAAATATGTTCTCAACACACTCATGCAGACATTTCAAAATAAAAGGCTTGCCCATGCTGTCAACCAGAGAACCCTTGACAATCTGATTACAGAGCTTTTACTCTGGCTTTTAGATGAGAGGGTTCCAAGGATGGATGATGGCAGTCAGCTTTTGAAAGCATTAAATGTTCTAATGCTTAAGATATTG GATAATGCTGAGCGTACATCATCATTTGTGGTACTGATTAATCTTTTGAAACCATTGGACCCTTCTAGATGGCCATATCCACCATCAAACGAGTCATTTGCTTCAAGAAATATGAAATTTTCAGATTTGGTCGTCAAATGCCTGATCAAACTTACAAAG GTTCTACAAAGTACAATTTACGAGGTTGACCTTGATCGCATTCTTCAAAGCATTCATATTTATCTCCAAGAACTTGGGATGGAAGAGATCAGAAGGAG AGCTGGAGCAGATGACAAGCCTTTGCGCATGGTGAAAACGGTTCTGCATGAGCTTGTAAAGCTTCGTGGTACTGCGATAAAAGGCCATCTTTCTATGGTTCCAATAGACATGGAACCCCAACCTATAATACTTGCCTACATCGATCTTAATCTCCAG ACCTTAGCTGCTGCAAGAATGCTGACACCAACGGGTCCCGTGGGTCAAACTCATTGGGGTGACTCCATGGCCAATAATCCTATGCCTGCTACACATTCTGCTGATGCTCAATTGAAG CAAGAGCTGGCTGCAATATTCAAGAAAATCGGGGACAAACAAACATGCAGTATTGGTCTTTATGAACTATACCGAATAACTCAGCTGTACCCAAAG GTTGACATATTTTCTCAACTTCAAAACGCAAGTGAAGCTTTCAGAACATACATTAGAGACGGTTTAGCACAG ATGGAGAAAAACGCTGCAGCTGGAAGAACTCCATCCAGTGTGCCCATGCCAACACCTCCACCATCTGCCTTAAACCTTCCATCTCCGAAATTCGCACCACTTTCACCTGTACATACTAATTCTTTAAATGATGGAAAATCTGTTAATACTAAAATGGACCCCACAAGTTTCAGTCTACCACCATCATACGCTGAGGATGACATGTCATCCTCAAGAGGTCAAATCCCCGTTCAATCAGACGACAGATTCCCATCTGGAG TTAGCAGTGGGACTCTAGATGCAATAAGAGAAAGGATGAAGAGCATCCAGTTAGCGTCTGCTGGGAACCCAGAACCTGCGAACCAACCCATGATGCAAATGAATGTTAGTAACGAAGACCATGAGTCTGGTCAACCCACAGACGAGGTTAGTGCAGTCAATCCCAATCCCGTCCATAGTGGTGTTCTACCAATGGATGAAAAGGCACTATCTGGGCTTCAAGCCCGCATGGAGAGGCTGAAAAGTGGATCAATGGACCCTCTTTAA